One part of the Methylobacterium mesophilicum SR1.6/6 genome encodes these proteins:
- a CDS encoding MBL fold metallo-hydrolase, which yields MAQQIPVDPKARADDPHADAARDDATHAITDDVAYQRNILVNVVFVGAPGAGDRGWVLVDAGVLGAKRAIRAAAEARFGAGARPSAIVLTHGHFDHVGVLEDLAGEWDVPVYAHALERPYLDGSAAYPTADPSVGGGLFGRLSPLFPTKPVDVADRLRTLPEDGSVPPLPGWRWIHTPGHAPGHISLWREADRTLIVGDAFVTTAQESAYAVAVQEPELHGPPMYLTIDWDAARSSVRTLAALDPERVVTGHGRPLQGPEMRRALRALAEDFDRVAVPEHGRFVERPLRAADGSAYRDPR from the coding sequence ATGGCCCAGCAGATTCCCGTCGATCCCAAGGCCCGCGCGGACGATCCCCACGCCGACGCCGCGCGGGACGACGCCACCCACGCGATCACCGATGACGTCGCCTATCAGCGCAACATCCTGGTCAACGTCGTGTTCGTTGGCGCGCCGGGGGCCGGCGACCGCGGCTGGGTCCTGGTCGACGCGGGCGTGCTGGGCGCGAAGCGGGCGATCCGCGCCGCGGCCGAGGCCCGGTTCGGCGCCGGCGCGCGGCCGTCCGCGATCGTCCTGACCCACGGGCATTTCGATCATGTCGGCGTGCTGGAGGATCTCGCCGGGGAATGGGACGTCCCGGTCTACGCGCACGCCCTGGAGCGGCCCTATCTCGACGGCAGCGCCGCCTATCCGACGGCGGACCCGAGCGTCGGCGGCGGCCTGTTCGGCCGACTCTCGCCGCTCTTTCCGACGAAGCCGGTCGACGTGGCGGACCGCCTGCGAACCCTGCCGGAAGACGGTTCGGTCCCGCCCCTGCCCGGCTGGCGCTGGATCCACACTCCGGGGCACGCGCCGGGCCACATCTCGCTCTGGCGCGAGGCCGACCGCACGCTGATCGTCGGGGACGCGTTCGTGACGACCGCGCAGGAATCGGCCTACGCGGTGGCGGTCCAAGAGCCGGAGCTGCATGGGCCGCCGATGTACCTGACGATCGACTGGGACGCGGCGCGCAGCTCCGTCCGGACGCTCGCGGCCCTCGATCCGGAGCGGGTCGTCACCGGCCATGGCCGACCGCTGCAGGGACCGGAGATGCGCCGCGCGCTCCGCGCCCTCGCGGAAGATTTCGACCGGGTCGCGGTCCCG